Proteins encoded by one window of Lutibacter sp. A64:
- the ruvA gene encoding Holliday junction branch migration protein RuvA — protein sequence MITHIKGKLIEKNPTYVVVETAGLGYLLHISLNTYSKISDDELVFLYTHLSVKEDSHTLFGFVDKIEREIFRLLISVSGVGPSIARTMLSSMTTDEIQQAIASENVGVIKSVKGIGVKTAQRVLIDLKDKILKTYNIDEVSASVNNTNKNEALSALEVLGFVKKQAEKVIDKILLEDNTLSVEALIKKALKNL from the coding sequence ATGATCACTCATATTAAAGGAAAATTAATAGAAAAAAACCCGACCTATGTTGTTGTTGAAACAGCAGGCTTAGGGTATTTATTACATATTTCATTAAACACCTATTCAAAAATCTCTGATGATGAATTGGTGTTTTTGTATACCCATTTGTCTGTAAAAGAAGATTCGCATACATTATTTGGGTTTGTAGATAAAATTGAGCGTGAAATTTTTAGATTGTTAATTTCAGTTTCTGGTGTAGGTCCAAGTATTGCAAGAACAATGTTGTCTTCAATGACTACCGATGAAATTCAGCAGGCAATAGCTTCAGAAAATGTGGGAGTTATTAAATCTGTAAAAGGAATTGGAGTTAAAACAGCGCAAAGAGTATTGATAGATTTAAAAGATAAAATTTTAAAAACATACAATATTGACGAAGTTTCAGCATCGGTAAATAATACAAATAAAAATGAAGCGTTATCTGCTTTAGAGGTGTTGGGATTTGTTAAAAAACAAGCAGAAAAGGTTATTGATAAAATTTTATTAGAAGATAATACGTTAAGTGTTGAAGCTTTAATTAAAAAAGCACTTAAAAATTTATAA